A single region of the Winslowiella toletana genome encodes:
- the dsbA gene encoding thiol:disulfide interchange protein DsbA: MKKIWFALVGLVMAFSASAAQFTDGQQYVTLDKPAAGEPQVLEFFSFYCPHCYQFERVYHVSEAVKKNLPENVKVTKYHVEFLGGEMGKAVTQAWAVAMALGVEDKVTAPIFEGIQKTQTINTPANLKDVFVKAAGITPDEYDAAWNSFVVKSLVAQQEKAAADLDLRGVPAIFVNGKYMVNNGGLDTSSMENFVQQYANVVKFLVSKK; the protein is encoded by the coding sequence ATGAAAAAGATTTGGTTCGCGCTCGTCGGCCTGGTTATGGCATTCAGCGCATCCGCTGCGCAGTTTACTGATGGTCAGCAGTATGTCACGCTTGATAAGCCGGCTGCCGGTGAGCCTCAGGTTCTTGAGTTTTTCTCATTCTACTGCCCACACTGCTATCAGTTTGAACGTGTTTATCACGTTAGCGAAGCGGTTAAGAAAAACCTGCCAGAAAACGTTAAAGTCACCAAATATCACGTCGAGTTTTTAGGCGGCGAGATGGGTAAAGCGGTCACTCAGGCATGGGCAGTGGCAATGGCGCTGGGCGTTGAAGATAAAGTCACCGCACCGATTTTTGAAGGTATTCAGAAAACTCAGACCATCAATACTCCGGCCAATCTGAAAGACGTTTTTGTTAAAGCAGCGGGCATCACTCCAGATGAGTATGATGCTGCCTGGAACAGCTTTGTGGTCAAATCGCTGGTAGCACAGCAGGAAAAAGCCGCAGCTGATTTAGATTTGCGCGGTGTTCCGGCGATATTTGTTAACGGCAAATATATGGTTAACAACGGCGGTCTGGATACCAGCTCAATGGAAAACTTCGTACAGCAATACGCTAACGTCGTTAAATTCCTCGTCAGCAAAAAGTAA
- a CDS encoding serine/threonine protein kinase — MNQAAFNFQTLNPDSIVDALWDTGLRVESGLTALNSYENRVYQFSDEDKKRYVVKFYRPQRWTAAQIDEEHQFAVELLSDEVPIAAPLVLQNKMLHQHDGFYFAVFPSLGGRQYETDNYDHMEWVGRFLGRIHQTGKKKLFTERPTIGLQEYIVEPRQVLEETNLIPAKLKIRLLQSLDRMSNTLQGRWHNDWTSLRLHGDCHPGNILWRDGPLFVDLDDARNGPAVQDLWMLVNGDRQEQRIQWDILLEAYSEFSDFDSHELSLIEPLRAMRMVYYLAWIVRRWQDPAFPRSFPWMTDEDFWHRQISIFDEQDKLLQEPPLQLMPAF, encoded by the coding sequence ATGAACCAGGCAGCCTTTAACTTCCAGACGTTAAATCCCGATTCAATAGTTGATGCGCTTTGGGATACCGGCTTGCGTGTAGAGTCCGGCCTGACGGCTTTAAACAGTTACGAGAACCGGGTGTATCAGTTCTCAGACGAAGACAAAAAGCGTTATGTGGTGAAGTTCTATCGCCCTCAGCGCTGGACGGCGGCGCAAATAGATGAAGAGCATCAGTTTGCTGTCGAACTGCTGTCTGATGAAGTACCGATAGCTGCGCCGCTGGTGTTGCAGAATAAGATGTTACATCAGCATGATGGCTTTTATTTTGCGGTATTCCCGAGTCTCGGTGGTCGCCAGTACGAAACTGATAATTACGATCATATGGAGTGGGTGGGGCGGTTTCTTGGCCGTATTCATCAGACCGGCAAAAAAAAGCTGTTTACCGAGCGTCCGACCATTGGCCTGCAGGAATATATCGTAGAGCCACGGCAGGTGCTGGAAGAGACTAACCTTATCCCGGCAAAGCTTAAGATCAGATTGTTGCAAAGCCTCGATCGGATGAGCAATACCTTACAAGGGCGCTGGCACAATGACTGGACCAGTTTGCGTCTGCATGGTGATTGCCATCCGGGTAATATTCTGTGGCGTGACGGCCCACTGTTTGTCGATCTCGATGACGCGCGCAATGGCCCGGCGGTACAGGATTTATGGATGCTGGTAAACGGCGATCGTCAGGAACAGCGCATCCAGTGGGATATTCTGTTGGAAGCCTATAGTGAGTTCAGCGACTTTGATTCACACGAATTGTCACTGATTGAACCTTTACGCGCTATGCGGATGGTTTATTATCTGGCATGGATTGTTCGCCGTTGGCAGGATCCTGCTTTTCCGAGAAGTTTTCCGTGGATGACGGATGAAGATTTCTGGCACAGACAGATATCGATTTTTGATGAGCAGGACAAGCTGTTGCAGGAGCCACCGCTGCAGTTAATGCCTGCGTTTTGA
- a CDS encoding YihD family protein, producing the protein MKCHRVNELISLLQPAWQQEPDLNLLQFLQKLAEESGFTGPIEQLTDDILIYHLKMRDTDKSAVIPGIKKDYEVDFKTALLRARGVIKD; encoded by the coding sequence ATGAAATGTCATCGTGTTAATGAACTGATTTCACTATTACAGCCTGCATGGCAACAGGAACCCGATCTGAATCTACTGCAATTCTTGCAGAAACTGGCCGAGGAGTCAGGTTTCACTGGGCCAATTGAGCAGCTCACTGACGATATTCTGATTTATCACCTGAAAATGCGCGATACAGATAAAAGTGCAGTGATTCCCGGCATTAAAAAAGATTATGAAGTGGATTTTAAGACCGCATTACTGCGCGCTCGTGGTGTGATTAAAGATTAA
- the mobA gene encoding molybdenum cofactor guanylyltransferase MobA, with protein MQQQMTIPRAEVTGVVLAGGRGSRMGGEDKGLMVLNDLPLYQHVLQRLQPQVSDLCISANRNLARYQHSGYPVISDTFSNFAGPLAGMLAALRAIDSPWAAFVSCDTPFIPSNLVAHLWQNRGTDDAVWVRSGERDHPTLALIHRRVADRLEKFLNRGDRKLMLFMQEIDSHSVPFTEDRPFFININTPEDLRNWHEV; from the coding sequence ATGCAGCAGCAAATGACCATACCGCGCGCTGAGGTCACCGGAGTCGTTCTTGCCGGAGGACGCGGCAGCCGTATGGGGGGCGAAGATAAAGGGCTGATGGTACTCAACGATCTTCCACTTTATCAGCACGTTCTGCAGCGCTTGCAGCCACAGGTTTCGGATCTTTGCATTAGCGCTAATCGCAACCTCGCACGCTATCAGCATAGCGGCTATCCGGTAATCAGCGATACCTTTAGCAATTTTGCAGGTCCACTGGCGGGTATGCTGGCTGCGCTCCGTGCAATTGATAGCCCGTGGGCGGCTTTCGTCTCATGCGACACGCCTTTTATCCCGTCCAATCTGGTTGCTCATTTATGGCAAAACCGTGGGACAGATGACGCCGTTTGGGTACGTAGCGGAGAACGAGATCATCCCACCCTTGCTTTGATTCATCGGCGCGTTGCCGATCGACTTGAAAAGTTTTTAAATCGTGGCGATCGCAAACTGATGCTATTTATGCAGGAGATAGACTCACATTCCGTCCCTTTTACAGAGGATCGGCCATTTTTTATCAATATAAATACACCAGAAGATCTGCGCAACTGGCATGAGGTTTAG
- the mobB gene encoding molybdopterin-guanine dinucleotide biosynthesis protein MobB, whose amino-acid sequence MLPLIAFAAWSGTGKTTLLKQLIPLLKQRNIRPGLIKHTHHRMDIDTPGKDSYQLRKAGADQVLVASQQRWALMTETPDNAASPDLYFLASRMDASSLDVILVEGFKDESVPKIIVWREATGGKLSELLDKDVIAVASDRPLAVEMPCLDLNQPEQIADFVIDWLKNGKI is encoded by the coding sequence ATGCTTCCACTTATCGCCTTTGCCGCCTGGAGCGGTACCGGTAAAACTACGCTGCTTAAGCAGCTTATTCCGTTGCTGAAGCAGCGAAATATACGGCCCGGGCTGATCAAGCATACTCATCACCGTATGGATATCGACACGCCCGGCAAAGACAGTTATCAACTGCGCAAAGCCGGCGCGGATCAGGTATTGGTAGCCAGTCAGCAGCGCTGGGCACTAATGACCGAGACGCCGGATAATGCTGCCAGCCCCGATCTTTATTTTCTCGCCAGCCGGATGGACGCATCTTCACTGGATGTCATTCTGGTTGAAGGCTTTAAAGACGAATCCGTGCCGAAAATAATTGTCTGGCGCGAGGCAACGGGTGGAAAACTTAGCGAGTTACTCGATAAAGATGTAATTGCGGTGGCCAGTGACAGGCCCTTAGCGGTGGAAATGCCTTGCCTGGATTTAAATCAGCCGGAGCAAATCGCAGATTTTGTAATCGACTGGCTGAAGAATGGAAAAATATAA